The sequence TAGCAACTCAACATAGAAAGTAAGGGATAAAATCACTGACAGTATGGTAAACACGTACCATCAACTGCACAAGCAGGTGCCAAATTCACTGAACGAAACCCTGAGCAATAATTCACAGGAAATCTTTTTGATGCATTTGCTGTCCGCAACCTCGTCGTCATTGAAAGTGCACCTTCCTCACCCTAAAGATGCAAACATCTACAGAGATTATGTACAACTCGCGAAATCAATATTGCCACTGGTTTTCTCAGGTCAGAGATGATAATAAACAGCAGAGGGGACCATCACCACCGCCCCACCCACCCCAAAAAAGAAATCTTCTTTCAGGTCATGAAGTACCTTTACAACCAAACCAGCATGCACACCCCTTCTCCTCATAAGCATTAACAATGGTTCTTCATAACCTTCGTGATAGAAACCAGCAACAATTGCTTCCTTCCCCCGAGCCTGAAGAGAAAACAGAACAATTCAAATAAAGACCAATTTGTCCAAGCTGCACGGAGCTTCTGcttttaaaaatacaaattgaagaaaagaaaaagccaTCTAAGAGCCTATAACTTCTTTCTAAAGAACCTACATGTGATTGAGAGTCAATTGAATTAATTCATGACCAGTTCCAAGCTAAGCTCATAAAGTAAGCAGAACAAGATAATAACATACTtgaaatttagaaatttaaataCGTAGACCTAAATGCATTTTTTGTATTTGGTACAAAAGAAACAAACAGTAACATGACCTACCCGCACAATTTGTTGAACTTTCTCAGCCGTCGCCAGTGGTGGGCGTTTCTTTATATGTTCCCTTAACCCTATCAATGAGTATCTGAAAAGACAATAACATATGGACCATCATGTTAGCTGCTTCTTATTATCATGGAAGTTTAACACAGGTTACATTCATAAAGcaatgatctaaggaacaattTCTTTCTACAACTGAGCTGTGCCTTAAACggacatatatataaatacagaCGAAGAACTGACTAGGTGCTTAACCTTCGGGGTCAGCCAATTAGTGGCAAGTAATTTTGCAATTACGTTGAAACTTTTAGCCTCTAGTGATAAGTATAAcatattatccatttaaaaaaaatgcagaagccatttcaaaaaaaaaaaaaaaaaaaagcataacTTAtgcataaatattttaaatataaatagttttatttcttaattttCACACGATATTCAGGAATGGAGTAACTGTTCAAAGCCTAGCTAGATATCAGAATTTAGTGTGTTATACTTGCAGTCTTGCACCAAAAAGAAACTGCCTTCTCcccaaacaaacaaataaataagagCATGGTAAAAGTACTCAAATAGAAGACATAATGATATCTCACATATTTTTTAAGTAAGCCAAGGAAAGTCAAAAGTGAAGAAGAGACTCAACGGAAGGAGCCACGTTCAGATGGGAAACTGAAATATTaagaacatcggggaagggaggAGTCCAACATATAGAAAGGCTTTGGAACCGCCATACACAATATCTCAAACCATCAGATTCCATGAACCTAGAACTTTAAAAAGCCTTCAGAATTGGGAAGACCAGATTGCAGAATCTATAGCAGAAATATATCCTTTCTATTTTTAACTGCTAGGACAGTTGCTGGGAAGTTAATTGAGGCATTATCTTTCCCTTTAGGACGtgcaagaaaaaaataaaagaaaaaaaaaacaaaaataaagagatAATGATTTGGTTTCTGAAAGGTTGGATCTACGTACAAAGATGGGCGAGCTTCTCGTTGACTTATATAAGCAAAACCAACTTCATCATCCTGAATACAATTTGGATTACTAATAAACTGCAACAGTTTATGTAAGTTTAATGCAAAAAAGGTATCAAGGGACGGGAATGGACCTCAAGAAGCTTTTTAGCTTGAGAGGGGGTTAAGTGTGTGTTTGCTCCCATAAACATCAGCATTTGTTCTTCAGTGATGCCTCCCTGGAATAAGAAAATGAGGTTTGGTTAAACCACTtgcttcaaaaaaaaaagaagaagaattgaaCGGATGTAGAAATCTATCTGCTATTATTGGATCATAACATTTTCTGCAAACTCAAATTTTCATTTGAAGGTGACTATTTGAGGACAGCTTCTTGCAGCAGGTGCCTCTTCAAGTAAATATTTCCTTGCGTATTCATGTTTTCTACTAGTAACatcttttctatatatatatatatatatatatatatatatcagacATAATTTTAGATATAGATATTAAGTAATGGATGTCTTATTACAGCATATAGGCACATATGACACCTTTGGTGGCATCCAATCCACACCATGGAGCAAGCAAGATTCACCATAGCAGGATCTAACAGCAGCAACAAACAGTGTACTTCTGAAGTAGCGGGTATTTCCATCATAAGGCTCACCGTAGTGAGTCAATGAGTTTACATCAGCAACTGGTGCAGGGCCTGAAAGGGATGATGACAAGATTAAAGTAGATAATAAAGAAATGACATTTATCAGCAGGCACGTAACAAGCAACAACCAATGTCATTTAGCAGCAGGCACGTAACAAGCAACAAccaattctttttagacaaaagGAAATAGTATATTACCAAGTTCATTATCAAATGCAAGGCAGTAGGCTTTCAGCTCACGATCTGTTTCCCGATTCATTCGTTGGCCTATCATAAATGCAGAAAACAGTGACTCACTTGCACTAGATGATTCCATTTCTCCTGCTTTCAATGGAAGGACATCTTTTAGAACACCCTGAACTTCCTCATATCCAAGATGACCCCCAGCCAAAACTTCCCTAAGGGCACCAACGAGTCTCATCTCCGCAGTACCATTACCAACGAATTGAGGGCCTATTGAACTGCCAACTCCCATTATCGAGCCTTCTGGATCAGCAATAAATATGGTATCCTGGGGAAGCACTCGAATCAATTGCGGCCAATAATGGTTCATTGCACGCCTTTCCCCTTCACTCCATTGGGTTGGCTCTGGGAAGGCATTTGCACGAATGGTCATTGCAGAAAAAAATGCCCCAAGTTGTGCTTTTGATACTGGTTCTTCGTCTTTGAGCTCTCCCTTTGCTAAAATCAAACATTATGCTACTAAGTAACTTCAGTAGTCATCAAGAAGTCTTACACAGATATATCCATTTTAGTGGCAAAGCAAGTTTTACTCTGGGATATGGGAATTCATGCCTcaataatttttgtaattttgcTTTATTAAATTACTTTGACCTTGTCAATTTTATCTTCTGAAGGTATACTTGCCGTGATTTAAATCAAGCAACATCGGCAAGCAAATTTCTGGAAGAGGGCCAAAATCAGGACACCAGATGTACTAACCATCAATAACTCCAAGCTACAATACGAACCTGAATTATTTGAAACATACTTAGTTGGGATTACTTAGACTGTTTCTACAGTTGGGATTACTTAGACTGTTTCtacttttccatttctttttttctttttcctgtttctTTTCCCTCCTTTATCGCCTTGAAAATGGTAGATTAAATATCAACTATACAATCTCAAACTAGTTGGAGCCAGCTATCTGAATGCTCTATATCCATAGGTCTATCATTCTAATGCCAAGATTTATAGGGTTCTCCACCCATGGGTGATAGCAGTCAAAGAGGTAGAGTAACAACTTTAGAAACCAACATTCAAATCTCAACAAAGGTGACACTAGGTAAATCTTTACCATCTGTCACAGCTTTAGTGGGTAGAGTTACCCAATATTATACTGGTGGAAGGTGGCAACTACTGATGTTGAGCATATTTGTGCAAGTTTCGATATTAATTTACTTGCATTTTTATCGCCTTTTCAATTATGGGGATTATACTAATTGTTTGATATTTGGTGAATTAGGATAATTATATAATGGAGTGGAAGAGATTtactaaaagaattgaaagataAATGCATGAAGCTTGGAAAGCAAGAGTTACAAAGCCTAGGACTACCAAAAAAAGAGGAGCAATCATTGGAGTCAAAGAATTTGGCAGGGAGCTAATACACGATCCAAGACATTAAAGCAGCAAATGGAACGAATTGGATGGTAGCTGCATTTTGGTCGAGCGACGCACACCTGCAGTGTGCAGTAAAAGGAGTTTTGGAGCCTAGACTTAGGCACGCGCGGACGCCCAAGTACACACGTACAGTAAAAGCCTAACTTTGGTTGGACTTGGTTAAAATCACTTAAGACTTTTCCTACACTTATAAATAGACCTTAAACTTGTTCCTAAAAGGGAGTTTGGTCTTTGTGAAGGAGAAACATGGCTACGACACTTTGGAGCCCGGATTCAATAgagtttttctttcctttatcttttctttatagGATGTTTTTTAAACATTCGTATGATTATTTAGATGATTATGAGTGGCTAATTTCTTAGTCCTAGGGTTATGGGTGCTACATAAATGTTGATGTTTGACGTCTGAACTGATTATATTGATTTATCGTATTGGTTTGTCTATTCAATCCCGAGCTTATTGTTTAATTGCCTGGCCAACTATTGAATACTATTTGTGAATCTATGATTAAACTCGAGAGAGGGAAGAGGGAATTTTAGATTGCAAATAGGATTGAATAGAGCAAGTTTCTAAACCTAGGCCTCGAGGAATGGATTCCTGGTTAGTATAGGAATCTACCTGATAGTCTTGCTTGGTCAttatacaggaattattaatCTGTCCTTGTTAATTTTAATTCGATAGGAATGTAGGCGTTAGGTTAACTTgcataggcgagtaagaactcggaAGATTcttacgagcaatattaaccttgtcaaccaataaaccagataattTAGTTAGTCAATTTAAACGGataactcaacgggattgttagctagcCTATAACGTGGAATACTCACTCTTATTggttgaaggggagccttggagtaactggtaaagttgttgccatgtgaccaggaggtcatgggttcaggccgtggaaacaacctcttgcagaaatgcagggtaaggctgcttacaatagatccttgtggtccgacccttccccgaaccccgcgcatagcgggagcttagtgcaccgccctttttcattctcaaataaaaaaaaaattccctaaattgctcacatgtttCGTTCGATCCTTTATTTTACTTATTTGTTTTACAATTCTTGCAGTAGTTTAATCAATTACCATCACTTTTGGACAAAGTGCTTGAATAAATAGTTCGTTTTATGCATTTGGCCCCAAAAACTACCTGGTGGAATAGCGAGGTACAAGCAAGCAGACCCGTAGACTGTATATAATGTGTGTACAGATATATGTATACGTTTCGTGCACATGTATGTTCTTAGATTCTCTAAAACTAGCATTTTATGCAATCTCACTCTTGCCTTTACATGTACATATAAATCTCCAACCAAAGTAACCCCCAAACATGACCTAAAATAAAGTGTAACCCAAACAACTAAGCAATAATCTTGACCAATTTGATCATATATATGGTTCCTTTGAGTGTTCTTAGCTTAGTCTTTTAGAGCAGTATGCCAGGAAATATAAGACTTCTCCTGTTTCTGTAATATCACACTGTATTGAATATACAAACAAGTTCTACTCAAAAGGAAATGAGAAAAGTAAAACGAGCTTAAATTCTAATTTTCTGATGGTGTAAAAAGTACTTATTCAAATCAGGtcatttaaaaattaattttcgggagtttggaacacttggttcatgACCAGAGGCTTTAACTAAgagagttgaccaaagtcaatattttgggtaaacgggctCGGATTGATAATTTGAAGGTTCTGATAGGTTTGTATAATAATTTTAGACTTGTACGTATATTTGAAGAACTTTAgcgttcataagtttgatttgtgttattgCATTTCGTTTTGTATTTTGAGCCTTTGGAAAAGTCCAAATAGGTTATTTGGACTTGCTGGGATGGTTGAGAGGTGACCTGAAGGGGTCAAGAGTGATTCGGGCCTATTTTGTGAAGTTTGAAGCTTGAAAAACTTAAGAAAGTTCATATCTGGTTTGGAGCTTGATTCTTAGTTGTAATATTTCCAGATGTGCTTTGAGCCCTTGGACAAGCTTCTAGAGGGTATACAAACTTGTTGGGATGATTGGACGGgatctcgaggggctcgggtgtgtttcgggatgtcAGAGGAGCTAAAGGGCAAAGCTAGAAAAAAATTGCAGGTTTGCACACCTATCGCGGCGCACCCTACGAGTAGGCCAAATTTTGTTGTAGAATTCTACAGCTTTAGCCCTTTGTATAAATAGCCCCATTTCgtatttttggcatatttttctAGCTGTTAGAGCTTGTGGGACTcggttttggaagattttggcctAGAGCTTCATCTACAAGGTTGGGGTAATTGATTCTAACCTAAATATATGCTTTTTACATGAATCTACCGCTATATTTAACATCAAAACATGGGATAGAACAAGAGAAATTGGAGTTGTCCAAAAGATGGAAAATTGTATTTTAAGGTTTTGAGTGCCGATTtggaaactaatcacatatttgaATTCGTGGAGTTATGGGTCGACGGATCTGACCTtaaactcgggttttgaccatgtggacccaggttgactttttgttgacttttaaaatttgattaaagattgaaatttTATCGTCTAACGTTGAGtattatttggctagatttggagcgtTTGGAGGCCAAGGATAGAGGAAAGGGCATTTTGGAAGATTGAGGCTTATTTCggataaggtaagtatcttggctAATTTTGATTTGACGGAATTTTCTAAAATGGACTTGTATGATAAATACTATGTGTTTGGGAttgacgtatatgcgaggtgtgGGCGCCAAGGTTATACCATGTTTGGGGTAGATTTTAGGCTTCTTTGTGCCTTGTACGAGATATATTTCTTCTTGTTTTATGCCTTAAATGTTGTATGACTGCTTGAGTAACTTTATTTATGCTAGAGATTATGTCTAGCCTTTTGATGCTTTATT is a genomic window of Nicotiana tabacum cultivar K326 chromosome 16, ASM71507v2, whole genome shotgun sequence containing:
- the LOC107769231 gene encoding uncharacterized protein LOC107769231, whose protein sequence is MKALLYPDPLISPVPITKTRPFLNPQTSVRIPIKRVDYWVGKSSYSAINAVLDSASIDEQEPDIKNPSLSTSYRNSELPKPNQTVLEAQTKVCTGPTQTRPLTEEHAFKVLDTILKSAKGELKDEEPVSKAQLGAFFSAMTIRANAFPEPTQWSEGERRAMNHYWPQLIRVLPQDTIFIADPEGSIMGVGSSIGPQFVGNGTAEMRLVGALREVLAGGHLGYEEVQGVLKDVLPLKAGEMESSSASESLFSAFMIGQRMNRETDRELKAYCLAFDNELGPAPVADVNSLTHYGEPYDGNTRYFRSTLFVAAVRSCYGESCLLHGVDWMPPKGGITEEQMLMFMGANTHLTPSQAKKLLEDDEVGFAYISQREARPSLYSLIGLREHIKKRPPLATAEKVQQIVRARGKEAIVAGFYHEGYEEPLLMLMRRRGVHAGLVVKGEEGALSMTTRLRTANASKRFPVNYCSGFRSVNLAPACAVDGVSRESFNIEVNAKDYGFAPTDTPRTDRSVAKNIELGLAALRGEKGPTYDRIVLNAGMIDHLLGSDGAQDISAAFDRAREAIDSGKALTRFLNYIKTSNKVIS